A window of Ruania suaedae contains these coding sequences:
- the leuC gene encoding 3-isopropylmalate dehydratase large subunit — MAGTLAEKVWQDHVVRKGTDGAPDLLYIDLHLVHEVTSPQAFEGLRLAGRTVRRPDLTLATEDHNTPTVDIDLPIADLTSRTQIDTLRANAEEFGVRIHSLGDADQGIVHQVGPQLGLTMPGLTVVCGDSHTSTHGAFGALAFGIGTSEVEHVLATQTLPLAPFKTMAITVNGDLPPGATSKDIILAIIAKIGTGGGQGYVLEYRGEAIRRLSMEARMTVCNMSIEAGARAGMIAPDQTTFDYLQGRPHAPEGADWDEAVEYWKTLRSDDDAVFDTEVVIEASDLEPFVTWGTNPGQGLPLSANVPVPEEIADENERVAAERAVEYMGLVPGMPLREIAVDTVFIGSCTNGRIEDLRSVAKVLQGRTKAESVRVLVVPASARVRLQAEAEGLDEIFLDFGAEWRNAGCSMCLGMNPDQLAPGERSASTSNRNFEGRQGKGGRTHLVSPLVAAATAIRGTLSSLADLDLGADVDLTSFDGTPLAPLDPRVPLQV, encoded by the coding sequence ATGGCTGGAACGCTGGCCGAGAAGGTCTGGCAGGACCACGTGGTCCGCAAGGGTACCGACGGTGCTCCGGACCTGCTCTACATCGATCTTCACCTCGTGCACGAGGTGACCAGTCCGCAGGCCTTCGAGGGGCTGCGGCTGGCGGGCCGCACGGTGCGCCGCCCGGACCTGACGCTGGCCACCGAGGACCACAACACCCCGACGGTCGACATCGATCTGCCGATCGCGGACCTGACCAGTCGCACCCAGATCGACACCCTGCGGGCGAACGCCGAGGAGTTCGGTGTGCGCATCCACTCCCTCGGTGACGCCGACCAGGGCATCGTGCACCAGGTGGGCCCCCAGCTCGGGCTGACCATGCCCGGCCTGACCGTCGTCTGCGGCGACTCCCACACCTCCACCCACGGCGCCTTCGGTGCGCTCGCCTTCGGCATCGGCACCTCCGAGGTCGAGCACGTGCTCGCCACGCAGACGCTGCCGCTGGCCCCCTTCAAGACGATGGCGATCACCGTCAACGGTGACCTGCCCCCGGGTGCGACCTCGAAGGACATCATCCTGGCGATCATCGCCAAGATCGGAACCGGCGGCGGGCAGGGGTATGTGCTCGAGTACCGCGGTGAGGCCATCCGCAGGCTCTCCATGGAGGCGCGGATGACGGTCTGCAACATGTCGATCGAGGCCGGCGCCCGCGCGGGCATGATCGCCCCGGATCAGACCACCTTCGACTACCTCCAGGGCCGCCCGCACGCTCCGGAGGGCGCCGACTGGGACGAGGCCGTCGAGTACTGGAAGACGCTGCGCAGCGATGACGACGCGGTCTTCGACACCGAGGTCGTCATCGAGGCCTCCGACCTGGAGCCCTTCGTCACCTGGGGCACCAACCCCGGCCAGGGCCTGCCGCTGAGCGCGAACGTGCCGGTCCCGGAGGAGATCGCCGACGAGAACGAGCGCGTCGCCGCCGAGCGCGCGGTCGAGTACATGGGCCTGGTGCCCGGGATGCCGCTGCGCGAGATCGCCGTCGACACCGTTTTCATCGGTTCATGCACCAACGGCCGGATCGAGGACCTGCGCTCGGTGGCCAAGGTGCTCCAGGGCCGCACGAAGGCCGAGAGCGTCCGCGTGCTCGTGGTCCCCGCCTCGGCGCGCGTGCGCCTGCAGGCCGAGGCCGAGGGTCTGGACGAGATCTTCCTGGACTTCGGCGCCGAGTGGCGTAACGCCGGCTGCTCGATGTGCCTGGGCATGAACCCCGACCAGCTCGCGCCGGGGGAACGCTCTGCCTCCACCTCCAACCGCAACTTCGAGGGCCGCCAGGGCAAGGGTGGGCGTACCCACCTGGTCTCCCCGCTGGTCGCTGCCGCCACGGCCATCCGCGGCACCCTGTCCTCGCTGGCGGATCTGGACCTGGGCGCTGACGTCGACCTCACCTCGTTCGACGGAACCCCGCTGGCCCCGCTCGACCCGCGCGTGCCGCTGCAGGTCTGA
- a CDS encoding D-alanine--D-alanine ligase family protein, whose amino-acid sequence MSERTRVAILFGGRSDEHPVSCATAAGVLAAIDRDRYEVVPIGIARTGEWILAADDPARWQITGPTPPQVEAGDGDQVLLPMDSSGDVVSYGPGSGSAPALLGQVDVVLPLLHGPFGEDGTLQGMLELAGLPYAGSGVLASAVGMDKHYMKIVLAGAGLPVGPYTVITDRAWRTSREDALAAVDALGWPVFVKPCRAGSSIGISKVDRPEDLAAAVEAAREHDPKVIVEAAIVGREIECAVLEGRDDAPPRTTLPGEILVTDTGHGFYDYQAKYFDADGVTLAWPAEVGEATTAEVRALAAQTFDALGCEGLARVDFFVTASGVVVNEINTMPGFTPFSMYPMMWERSGLAYRDLITELIELARQRRTGLR is encoded by the coding sequence ATGAGCGAACGTACCCGTGTGGCGATCCTGTTCGGCGGTCGCAGCGATGAGCACCCTGTCAGCTGTGCGACCGCCGCCGGCGTGCTGGCCGCGATCGATCGCGACCGCTACGAGGTGGTGCCGATCGGCATCGCCCGCACCGGCGAGTGGATCCTCGCCGCCGACGATCCGGCGCGCTGGCAGATCACCGGCCCGACCCCTCCGCAGGTCGAGGCCGGGGACGGCGACCAGGTGCTGCTGCCGATGGACTCCTCCGGTGACGTCGTCAGCTACGGGCCCGGCTCCGGCTCCGCGCCCGCGCTGCTGGGCCAGGTGGATGTGGTGCTGCCGCTGCTGCACGGGCCGTTCGGAGAGGACGGCACCCTGCAGGGGATGCTCGAGCTCGCCGGGCTGCCCTACGCCGGTTCCGGGGTCCTCGCCTCGGCCGTCGGCATGGACAAGCACTACATGAAGATCGTCCTGGCCGGCGCCGGGCTGCCGGTGGGGCCCTACACGGTGATCACCGATCGTGCCTGGCGCACCAGCCGCGAGGACGCGCTCGCGGCCGTGGACGCCCTGGGGTGGCCGGTGTTCGTCAAGCCGTGCCGCGCCGGGTCCAGCATCGGCATCTCCAAGGTGGACCGGCCCGAGGATCTGGCCGCCGCCGTCGAGGCCGCACGCGAGCACGACCCGAAGGTGATCGTCGAGGCGGCGATCGTCGGGCGGGAGATCGAGTGCGCCGTGCTCGAGGGCCGCGACGACGCCCCGCCGCGCACGACGCTGCCGGGGGAGATCCTCGTCACCGACACCGGCCACGGGTTCTACGACTACCAGGCCAAGTACTTCGACGCCGACGGCGTCACCCTCGCCTGGCCCGCCGAGGTGGGCGAGGCGACCACCGCCGAGGTACGCGCCCTCGCCGCGCAGACCTTCGACGCCCTCGGGTGCGAGGGCCTGGCCCGGGTGGACTTCTTCGTCACCGCCTCCGGTGTGGTCGTCAACGAGATCAACACGATGCCCGGCTTCACGCCGTTCTCGATGTACCCGATGATGTGGGAGCGATCCGGCCTGGCCTATCGCGATCTGATCACCGAGCTGATCGAGCTGGCACGCCAGCGCCGCACCGGCCTGCGCTGA
- a CDS encoding CBS domain-containing protein — protein MRISEVIRRKGAAVVTVPPQATVADLLAVLDDRNIGAVVVSEDEGASVAGIVTERDVVRHLHARGAGVLEAAVAEVMTVHVHTCVPEDELEVLARTMTEHRIRHLPVVVDGKLEAIVSIGDIVKHRLDELQSERDSLVDYVSH, from the coding sequence ATGCGTATCTCAGAAGTGATCCGTCGTAAGGGTGCTGCGGTCGTCACCGTCCCGCCGCAGGCCACCGTGGCCGACCTGCTCGCCGTCCTGGACGACCGCAACATCGGGGCCGTGGTCGTCTCCGAGGACGAGGGTGCCAGCGTGGCCGGAATCGTCACCGAACGCGATGTGGTCCGGCACCTGCACGCGCGCGGGGCCGGGGTGCTCGAGGCCGCCGTGGCCGAGGTGATGACCGTCCACGTGCACACCTGCGTCCCTGAGGACGAGCTCGAGGTGCTGGCGCGGACGATGACCGAGCACCGGATCCGGCACCTGCCGGTGGTGGTGGACGGCAAACTGGAGGCGATCGTCTCCATCGGGGACATCGTCAAGCACCGGCTGGACGAGCTGCAGAGCGAGCGGGACTCCCTGGTGGACTACGTCTCGCACTGA
- a CDS encoding AMIN-like domain-containing (lipo)protein codes for MRPMHTRYLPLAVLTATALSLAGCTDAPEESGEGTTDQPDPTTSAPAEDDTESPSPEPTEEESTEDTSQDSPAEGSEPFPADTSRDTQAAEGGYDLLLVEARTGRHDGYDRVVLEFTGSGTPGWVGEYVEDPVEDGSGRPIDIEGEAALQVTVEGTRYPDKTDDYFSPAVLPVEGEAIEEADIGGTFEGYTQVIVGVEDEGSPFRVFSLTDPTRVVIDVQDVED; via the coding sequence ATGCGACCGATGCACACGCGATATCTGCCGCTGGCGGTCCTGACCGCGACCGCGCTCTCGCTCGCCGGCTGCACCGATGCCCCGGAGGAGTCCGGTGAGGGAACGACAGACCAGCCCGATCCCACCACCAGCGCCCCGGCCGAGGACGACACCGAGAGCCCGTCGCCGGAGCCGACCGAGGAGGAAAGCACCGAGGACACCTCGCAGGACAGCCCGGCGGAGGGGTCCGAGCCCTTCCCGGCCGACACCTCGCGTGATACCCAGGCGGCCGAGGGTGGCTACGACCTGCTGCTGGTGGAGGCACGCACCGGGCGGCACGACGGCTACGACCGGGTGGTGCTGGAGTTCACCGGGTCCGGGACACCGGGCTGGGTGGGCGAGTACGTCGAGGACCCCGTCGAGGACGGCAGCGGACGCCCGATCGACATCGAGGGTGAGGCCGCGCTGCAGGTCACGGTCGAGGGCACCCGCTATCCCGACAAGACCGACGACTACTTCTCCCCCGCCGTGCTGCCCGTCGAGGGCGAGGCCATCGAGGAGGCCGATATCGGCGGCACCTTCGAGGGATACACGCAGGTCATCGTCGGCGTCGAGGACGAGGGCTCCCCGTTCCGGGTGTTCTCACTGACTGATCCGACCCGGGTGGTCATCGACGTCCAGGACGTCGAGGACTGA
- the leuD gene encoding 3-isopropylmalate dehydratase small subunit: protein MEKFATHTGVGVPLRRSNVDTDQIIPAVYLKRVTRTGFEDALFAAWRGNPDFVLNQDAYRSGSVLVAGPDFGTGSSREHAVWALKDYGFKAVLASRFADIFRGNSGKQGLLAAQLAQDDIEQIWKVLETEPGTEITVDLENRTVTCGAVVARFDVDEYTRWRLMEGLDDIGLTLGHEEDITAFEATRGPWRPRTLPAKHLPTVEIEAARSTS, encoded by the coding sequence ATGGAGAAGTTCGCCACGCACACCGGCGTCGGGGTTCCGCTACGCCGCAGCAACGTCGACACCGACCAGATCATCCCCGCCGTCTACCTCAAGCGCGTCACGCGCACCGGCTTCGAGGACGCGCTGTTCGCCGCCTGGCGCGGGAACCCGGACTTCGTGCTGAACCAGGACGCCTACCGCTCGGGCTCGGTGCTGGTGGCCGGACCCGACTTCGGCACCGGCTCCTCGCGCGAGCACGCGGTCTGGGCGCTCAAGGACTACGGCTTCAAGGCCGTGCTGGCCTCGCGGTTCGCGGACATCTTCCGCGGCAACTCCGGCAAGCAGGGCCTGCTCGCCGCCCAGCTCGCCCAGGACGACATCGAGCAGATCTGGAAGGTGCTCGAGACCGAGCCCGGCACCGAGATCACCGTGGACCTGGAGAACCGCACCGTGACGTGCGGCGCGGTCGTCGCCCGTTTCGACGTCGACGAGTACACCCGGTGGCGCCTGATGGAGGGCCTGGACGACATCGGCCTCACGCTCGGTCACGAGGAGGACATCACGGCCTTCGAGGCGACTCGTGGCCCGTGGCGGCCGCGGACGCTGCCGGCCAAGCACCTGCCGACCGTCGAGATCGAGGCGGCCCGCTCGACCTCCTGA
- a CDS encoding DUF3515 family protein, with amino-acid sequence MPDSPTHRRGRATALTTAAIAVALLGACQSTVEVAPAPTASAPVCAEVLRALPEELAAAERRSTTSQASAAWGEDPAITFRCGVAPPGPTTDRCITAEAANGTSVDWVVNEIGDVDSGWRFTTYGRVPAIELTVPVERVGNASDADPTTLLVDIGEAVDLIGAERSCLALEDL; translated from the coding sequence GTGCCCGACTCCCCCACCCACCGGCGCGGCCGCGCCACCGCCCTGACCACGGCGGCGATCGCCGTCGCGCTCCTGGGCGCCTGCCAGTCCACGGTGGAGGTGGCCCCGGCCCCCACCGCGAGCGCACCGGTGTGCGCCGAGGTGCTGCGCGCGCTGCCGGAGGAGCTCGCGGCAGCCGAGCGCCGGTCCACCACCTCCCAGGCCAGTGCCGCCTGGGGGGAGGATCCGGCGATCACCTTCCGATGCGGGGTGGCCCCGCCCGGGCCCACCACCGACCGGTGCATCACGGCCGAGGCCGCGAACGGCACCTCGGTGGACTGGGTGGTCAACGAGATCGGCGATGTGGACAGCGGGTGGCGGTTCACGACCTACGGCCGCGTGCCCGCCATCGAACTGACGGTGCCGGTGGAGCGCGTGGGCAACGCCTCCGATGCCGACCCGACCACATTGCTGGTCGACATCGGCGAGGCGGTCGACCTCATCGGCGCCGAGCGCTCGTGCCTCGCGCTCGAGGACCTCTGA
- a CDS encoding response regulator transcription factor encodes MTIQVMLADDENLIRDAVASLLDLEEDIDVVGQAASGTEAVALARRLAPDVAVLDLQMPGLDGIEAAAQILTEVPGCACVIVTSHGRPGYLKKALEAGVRGFLPKTVSAKVLADVLRQVVAGGRYVDPELAAEAISAGASPLTAREADVLELAADGAPVEEIAVRASLSPGTVRNYLSSAASKLGAANRHEAARTARARGWI; translated from the coding sequence ATGACCATTCAGGTGATGCTGGCCGACGACGAGAACCTGATCCGGGATGCGGTCGCCTCCCTGCTGGATCTGGAGGAGGACATCGACGTCGTCGGACAGGCCGCGAGCGGGACCGAGGCGGTGGCGCTGGCGCGCCGGCTCGCCCCGGACGTGGCCGTGCTCGACCTGCAGATGCCGGGGCTGGACGGGATCGAGGCCGCCGCGCAGATCCTCACCGAGGTGCCGGGGTGCGCGTGTGTGATCGTGACCAGTCACGGGCGGCCGGGCTACCTGAAGAAAGCCCTGGAGGCGGGCGTGCGCGGCTTCCTGCCCAAGACCGTCTCCGCCAAGGTCCTGGCCGACGTGCTGCGCCAGGTGGTGGCCGGGGGCCGGTACGTCGATCCCGAGCTCGCGGCGGAGGCGATCTCCGCCGGCGCCAGCCCGCTGACGGCGCGTGAGGCGGACGTGCTCGAACTGGCCGCGGACGGCGCCCCCGTGGAGGAGATCGCCGTGCGCGCCTCACTGAGCCCGGGTACGGTCCGCAACTACCTGTCCTCGGCGGCGTCCAAGCTCGGCGCCGCCAACCGGCACGAGGCCGCGCGCACGGCCCGGGCCCGCGGCTGGATCTGA
- the murA gene encoding UDP-N-acetylglucosamine 1-carboxyvinyltransferase, translated as MSHLQVHGGTPLHGEITVRGAKNFVSKAMVAALLGEEPSELRNVPEIRDVNVVAGLLQLHGVQVERDVAGGVVRLDPRNVETAHKADIDTHAGASRIPILLCGPLLHRLGEAFIPDLGGCRIGDRPIDYHLEILRHFGAQVDKLDTGILITAPRGLRGTKVDLPYPSVGATEQLLLTAVRAEGVTELAGAAIEPEIMDLIAVLQRMGAIISVDTDRVIRVEGVPRLGGYTHAALPDRIEAASWASAALATHGDVYVRGARQPDMMTFLNTFRKVGGEFDIDDDGIRFRHPGTELRSIVLETDVHPGFMTDWQQPLVVALTQATGLSIVHETVYENRFGFTEALRKMGATIQVYRECLGGLECRFGQRNFFHSAVVSGPTPLRAADIEVPDLRGGFSHLIAALAADGTSHVRGIELINRGYENFAGKLEALGAKFTSA; from the coding sequence ATGAGTCATCTGCAGGTGCACGGCGGGACCCCGCTGCACGGCGAGATCACGGTACGCGGGGCGAAGAACTTCGTCTCCAAGGCGATGGTGGCGGCGCTGCTGGGCGAGGAACCCAGCGAGCTGCGCAACGTGCCCGAGATCCGTGACGTGAACGTCGTCGCCGGCCTGCTGCAGCTGCACGGCGTGCAGGTCGAACGGGACGTCGCGGGCGGCGTCGTACGCCTGGACCCGCGCAACGTCGAGACCGCGCACAAGGCCGACATCGACACCCACGCCGGCGCCAGCCGCATCCCGATCCTGCTGTGCGGGCCGCTCCTGCACCGCCTGGGTGAGGCGTTCATCCCCGACCTCGGCGGCTGCCGGATCGGGGACCGGCCGATCGACTACCACCTGGAGATCCTGCGGCATTTCGGCGCCCAGGTCGACAAGCTCGACACCGGCATCCTCATCACCGCTCCCCGCGGTCTGCGCGGGACGAAGGTGGATCTGCCCTACCCGAGCGTGGGTGCGACCGAACAGCTGCTGCTCACGGCCGTGCGGGCGGAGGGGGTCACCGAGCTCGCCGGCGCTGCGATCGAGCCCGAGATCATGGACCTGATCGCGGTGCTGCAGCGCATGGGCGCGATCATCTCCGTCGACACCGACCGGGTGATCCGGGTGGAAGGGGTCCCGCGCCTGGGCGGCTACACCCACGCCGCGCTGCCCGACCGCATCGAGGCTGCGTCCTGGGCCTCCGCCGCCCTGGCCACCCACGGTGACGTCTACGTCCGCGGGGCCCGGCAGCCCGACATGATGACCTTCCTCAACACCTTCCGGAAGGTGGGTGGCGAGTTCGACATCGACGACGACGGGATCCGCTTCCGCCACCCGGGCACCGAGCTGCGCTCCATCGTGCTGGAGACCGACGTCCACCCGGGGTTCATGACGGACTGGCAGCAGCCGCTCGTGGTCGCCCTCACCCAGGCCACCGGCCTGTCGATCGTGCACGAGACGGTGTACGAGAACCGGTTCGGGTTCACCGAGGCGCTGCGCAAGATGGGTGCGACGATCCAGGTCTACCGCGAGTGCCTGGGCGGACTCGAATGCCGGTTCGGCCAGCGCAACTTCTTCCACTCCGCGGTCGTCTCCGGCCCGACGCCGCTGCGCGCCGCCGACATCGAGGTGCCCGACCTACGCGGTGGCTTCTCCCACCTGATCGCCGCCCTCGCCGCCGACGGGACCTCCCACGTGCGCGGCATCGAGCTGATCAACCGCGGCTACGAGAACTTCGCCGGCAAGCTCGAGGCGCTCGGGGCGAAGTTCACGTCCGCCTGA
- a CDS encoding thiamine-phosphate kinase: MHQVERVQDLTEDELLARVVPRLPAGTGRVVGPGDDAAVVLAPDGRFVVTTDVLVQDRHFRLGWGTGADVGWRAVMQNLADVAAMGARPTAIVTSLVLPGDLEVAWVEDFADGIAQACRRHAVGAEGGDLSGGPVVMVAMTAHGDLDGRAPVRRDGARPGDRLCHAGVLGRAAAGLVVLESGGSHAPGAGDAVGAFLRPQPPVGAGAQAAVAGARAMMDVSDGLLRDAGRMARASGVVLDLSTQALAGDVAALEPLARTFGREAGDWVLTGGEDHGLLAVFGPDGPLPEGFRQIGAVAAGEPGVRVDGRSPSTTTSGWDHFAGR; the protein is encoded by the coding sequence GTGCATCAGGTCGAACGGGTCCAGGATCTCACCGAGGACGAGCTGCTGGCCCGGGTGGTGCCGCGGCTGCCCGCAGGGACGGGCCGGGTGGTCGGGCCCGGCGACGACGCGGCCGTGGTCCTGGCCCCGGACGGCCGCTTCGTGGTGACCACCGACGTGCTCGTGCAGGACCGCCACTTCCGCCTCGGTTGGGGCACCGGGGCCGACGTGGGATGGCGTGCGGTGATGCAGAACCTCGCCGACGTGGCCGCCATGGGCGCCCGCCCGACGGCGATCGTCACCTCGCTGGTGCTGCCGGGTGACCTCGAGGTCGCCTGGGTGGAGGACTTCGCGGACGGGATCGCCCAGGCGTGCCGGCGCCACGCCGTCGGGGCCGAGGGCGGCGACCTCTCCGGTGGTCCGGTGGTGATGGTGGCGATGACCGCGCACGGCGATCTGGACGGCCGTGCGCCGGTGCGCCGGGACGGCGCCCGGCCGGGTGACCGTCTCTGTCACGCCGGCGTCCTGGGACGGGCAGCAGCCGGGCTGGTGGTGCTGGAATCGGGTGGCTCGCACGCGCCCGGGGCGGGGGACGCCGTCGGGGCCTTCCTGCGGCCGCAGCCACCGGTGGGGGCGGGGGCGCAGGCCGCCGTGGCGGGTGCGCGGGCGATGATGGACGTCAGCGACGGGCTGTTGCGTGACGCCGGGCGGATGGCGCGGGCCAGCGGGGTGGTGCTGGACCTGAGCACGCAGGCCCTCGCCGGCGACGTCGCGGCACTGGAGCCGCTGGCTCGCACCTTCGGCCGGGAGGCCGGCGACTGGGTACTGACCGGCGGCGAGGACCACGGCCTGCTCGCGGTCTTCGGCCCGGACGGACCGCTGCCCGAGGGGTTCCGGCAGATCGGCGCCGTGGCCGCGGGGGAGCCGGGTGTGAGGGTGGACGGACGGTCTCCGTCCACGACGACCTCGGGCTGGGACCACTTCGCCGGCCGATGA
- a CDS encoding trans-sulfuration enzyme family protein, giving the protein MTENHEPHLHPDTRTVTAGRPARQEQAPVNPPVVLSSTYVSTGSPDSGDLVYARLGTETWLPLEEALAALEQAALPALVFGSGMGAISAALDLVPAGGEVIIPRHSYHASLVAARHLAERSRVRVTEVDIADTAQVVAAVQASADGGHEPVLWVESPTNPMLEVADLPALAEATHAVGGLVIADNTFATPLGQRPLGLGADVVVHSVTKYLAGHSDVVLGAALTDDAGLHERLRTRRSIGGAVAGPWEAWLALRGMRTLALRVERSQRNAAALAEHLRDHPQVVAVSYPGLPDHPQHARAAAQMSGFGSILTLRPAGGVRGAEALTRALRLWVPATSLGGVESSLERRRRFAAEAVTVPEDLLRLSVGIEDVSDLIADLDQALEVASHYA; this is encoded by the coding sequence GTGACCGAGAACCACGAGCCCCACCTCCACCCGGACACCCGCACCGTGACCGCGGGCCGGCCGGCCCGCCAGGAGCAGGCGCCGGTGAACCCGCCGGTGGTCCTCTCCTCCACCTACGTCTCGACCGGCTCCCCCGACTCCGGGGACCTGGTCTACGCCCGCCTGGGGACCGAGACATGGCTGCCGCTGGAGGAGGCGCTCGCCGCTCTCGAGCAGGCCGCCCTGCCGGCCCTGGTGTTCGGTTCCGGGATGGGAGCGATCTCCGCGGCGCTGGACCTGGTGCCCGCCGGTGGTGAGGTGATCATCCCCCGGCACAGTTACCACGCCTCGCTCGTGGCCGCCCGGCACCTGGCCGAGCGCTCCCGGGTGAGGGTCACCGAGGTCGACATCGCCGACACCGCGCAGGTCGTCGCGGCGGTGCAGGCCTCGGCCGACGGTGGCCACGAGCCGGTGCTGTGGGTGGAGTCGCCCACCAACCCGATGCTGGAGGTGGCGGACCTGCCGGCACTGGCGGAGGCGACCCACGCCGTCGGCGGCCTGGTGATCGCGGACAACACCTTCGCCACCCCGCTGGGGCAGCGCCCGCTCGGCCTGGGCGCAGACGTGGTGGTGCACTCGGTGACCAAGTACCTGGCCGGGCACTCCGACGTCGTCCTCGGGGCAGCACTCACCGACGATGCCGGCCTGCACGAGCGGTTGCGCACCCGCCGCAGCATCGGTGGCGCCGTGGCCGGCCCCTGGGAGGCGTGGCTGGCGCTGCGCGGGATGCGCACGCTCGCGCTCCGGGTGGAGCGCTCGCAGCGCAACGCCGCGGCTCTCGCCGAGCACCTGCGCGACCACCCACAGGTGGTGGCCGTCAGCTACCCCGGCCTGCCCGACCACCCCCAGCACGCGCGTGCCGCCGCTCAGATGTCCGGCTTCGGCTCGATCCTCACGCTCCGGCCGGCCGGCGGCGTCCGCGGCGCCGAGGCGCTCACGCGCGCGCTGAGGCTGTGGGTGCCGGCCACGAGCCTGGGCGGGGTCGAGTCCTCCCTGGAGCGGCGACGCCGGTTCGCCGCCGAGGCCGTGACCGTGCCCGAGGACCTGCTGCGGCTGTCCGTCGGGATCGAGGATGTGAGCGACCTGATCGCCGATCTCGATCAGGCGCTGGAGGTGGCGAGCCACTACGCTTGA
- a CDS encoding sensor histidine kinase has translation MPVRSGWWQGQSDPERFETYNRWSLYVLVMLGPFVGVLATASFSAEAGLPGWFAPLYLLAYLAQTVTAEVTLAGALDHYLGRRAWPRRLVAGLVAATTSLLVLAAVLLQAIPWESTPVPTARMAGWLLLAPLAIALSAAAPMIRTRVLAAIGVALVALSGAAVAVFVGDASALLAFGISGALVMVGVVLSFRVAAWMIGVVWDLDRRREVDARLAVAEERLRFSRDLHDIFGRTLSTVAVTSELAAELARRGDPRGAEKMLEVRQISQDALREVRSVVDGYRRADLPTELAGATDILRSAGVSVSVHGESTPVGERAAEALAWVVREAVTNVVRHADARIATISLFSADGAATVEVANDGVRPLASPRPGSGLRGLSERLASVGGSIESGAGPDGSFRVRARVPDAAIEETR, from the coding sequence ATGCCCGTGCGATCAGGATGGTGGCAGGGTCAGAGCGACCCGGAGCGGTTCGAGACCTACAACCGCTGGTCGCTGTACGTGCTCGTGATGCTCGGGCCGTTCGTGGGCGTGCTGGCGACCGCGAGCTTCTCCGCGGAGGCGGGCCTGCCGGGTTGGTTCGCGCCGCTCTACCTCCTCGCCTATCTGGCCCAGACCGTGACCGCCGAGGTCACCCTGGCCGGCGCGCTCGATCACTATCTGGGCCGGCGGGCCTGGCCGCGCAGGCTCGTGGCGGGTCTCGTGGCGGCGACCACGAGCCTGCTGGTGCTGGCCGCGGTGCTGCTGCAGGCGATCCCGTGGGAGTCGACGCCGGTGCCGACGGCGCGGATGGCCGGATGGCTCCTGCTCGCCCCCCTCGCCATCGCACTCTCGGCCGCCGCTCCGATGATCCGCACGCGGGTGCTGGCGGCCATCGGGGTCGCACTGGTCGCGCTGTCCGGCGCCGCCGTGGCCGTGTTCGTCGGCGATGCCTCGGCGCTGCTCGCCTTCGGGATCTCCGGTGCTCTCGTCATGGTCGGCGTGGTGCTCTCCTTCCGCGTCGCTGCCTGGATGATCGGCGTGGTCTGGGACCTCGACCGCCGCCGGGAGGTCGATGCCCGCCTCGCCGTGGCCGAGGAGCGGCTGCGCTTCTCCCGGGACCTGCACGACATCTTCGGCCGGACGCTGTCCACCGTCGCGGTGACGAGTGAGCTCGCTGCCGAGCTGGCACGCCGCGGTGACCCGCGCGGCGCCGAGAAGATGCTCGAGGTCCGCCAGATCTCCCAGGACGCGCTGCGCGAGGTGAGGTCCGTCGTCGACGGCTACCGGCGTGCCGACCTGCCGACCGAGCTCGCCGGCGCCACCGACATCCTGCGTTCGGCGGGCGTGAGCGTGAGCGTGCACGGCGAGAGCACTCCGGTGGGGGAGCGCGCCGCGGAAGCGCTGGCGTGGGTCGTGCGCGAGGCGGTCACGAACGTGGTCCGCCACGCCGACGCCCGCATCGCGACGATCTCACTGTTCTCCGCCGACGGCGCAGCCACCGTCGAGGTCGCCAACGACGGCGTGCGTCCGCTCGCCTCCCCACGCCCGGGATCGGGGCTGCGGGGCCTGTCCGAACGGCTCGCCTCCGTCGGAGGCAGCATCGAATCCGGTGCCGGACCGGACGGGAGCTTCCGGGTCCGGGCCCGGGTGCCCGACGCAGCGATCGAGGAGACGCGATGA